Genomic DNA from Anaerolineae bacterium:
TTCGCGCCTTCGCTTACCGCCTCGTGCGGTGACATTGTACCATCTGTCCACACCTCCAGCACTAGCCGGTCGAAGTCCGTCTGCTGGCCAACGCGAGCCCGCTCCACCGAATAGCTGACCTTGCGCACTGGGCTAAAGATGGCGTCCACCGGAATCTCACCCAGCGGCAACTTCCCGCGCTCCTCGGCCGGCGAGTAACCCTTGCCACGTTGCACTGTCAGCTCCATTTCAAATCCCGCACCGGCCGAATCGACCGTCAGCAAATAGAGATCAGGGTTAACAATCTCCACCTCTGGGGGGCATCGGATATCCCCAGCAGTCACTGGCCCTTCGCTGTGGACTTCCAGGTAAAGGCGTACCGGTTCATCCTGATGATATCTGAGACGAATCTGCTTCACGTTCAAGATCAGCGTCGTTGTGTCCTCACGCACATTGGGGATCGGCGAGAATTCGTGATGGACTCCGTTGATGCGGATCGAGGTCACCGCCGCTCCAGGCAAGGACGAAAGGAGGACACGGCGCAGGGCGTTGCCTAGGGTGATACCGTACCCACTCTCTAAAGGGCCGATGATGAAACGGCCATAGTTTTGGGAACTGGCGTCACTTTCAATTTTAGGCAGCACTTGATTGAACAAGAGGACAAACCTCCTCTCCTACAGGCTAGCATCTTCCCGGCTTTTCGTACCTGTCCAGAGGATCCGTGGTATTTCCTAAGATCGAATTCGTCGCCTCGGATCTCTAGGTAACTTTCCCGTCGGGATTCCGCTTAAGCCCGTTCTAGCTTCTGTTCTACTTGCCTAACGGCTGTAATACTCCACAATCAGCTGCTCGTTCAGCGCTACGTCGATTTGATCGCGCGTAGGGAGGGCCACCACCCGAGCGGTCAGCGTCTCCCGATCGAAGCTTAGCCACTCGGGCACCATCCGCTCTCCTAATCGCTCTAGGATTTCTTTGAAGTAAGTGGTTTTCCGGCTGCGCTCGCGCACGCTGATCACATCCCCCACTTTCACCAAGAAAGAGGGGATATCGGTTTTCTTGCCGTTGACGGTAAAGTGGCCATGGCGCACAAGCTGTCGCGCCTGCGCGCGCGAATCGGCCAGCCCTAGTCGGTAAACTACATTATCTAGACGACGCTCCAGCATAATGAGCAGAGTCGCACCCGTTAACCCCTTACTACGCAGGGCCTCTTGGAAATAGCGACGGAATTGGCGCTCTAGCACTCCGTAGATTCGCTTCGCTTTTTGTTTCTCACGCAATTGCAAAGCGTAATCAGATGCCTTGTGCTGGAATTGGTCGCCTTTGCCGTGCATACCGGGCGGGTACGGCCGCTTCTCTAGGGCGCATTTGGGCGAAAGACACCGCTCTCCCTTTAGAAAGAGCTTCTGCCCTTCACGACGACAAAGCCTGCATACCGGACCAGTGTAACGTGCCAAAAGATCCTCCTGCTTCTCACCTTCTCAAGGGGTTTACGGCTTGGCGGCCTTCATCCCCCTCATCCTTTAGTTCCGCCAACAGATGCTTAACGAATCAACAGACTGCTTCGTTCATTAGAGTCAGAGACCATCAAACGCGTCGCTTCTTGGGCGGCCGGCAGCCGTTATGGGGGATCGGCGTGACGTCCGTGATCGAGCGCACACGCAAGCCAGACGCCTGAAGTGATCGAATAGCCGCCTCACGGCCTGGGCCAGGACCCTTAACGTATACCTCCACCTCGCGCATGCCCAGGTCCATCGCCGCGCGGGCTGCCTCTGTGGCTGCCATCTGTGCTGCGTAGGGCGTGCTCTTGCGCGACCCTTTGAACCCGGTAGAGCCGGCACTGGCCCACGTCAGCACCGCCCCTTCCAAATCGGTCACTGTAACGATTGTGTTATTAAACGAGGCCTGGATGTGTACCTGGCCCACTGGCACCGCTCGTCGCTCACGGCGAGAGCCGGCCTGCCGTTTAGCTCGTTTAGTCGCTTTTGGCATCGTCCCTCCTGTTTACTTCTTGGCCCGCGATCGCTTCTTGCCGGGCACTGTGCGCCGCGGCCCTCGTTTGGTGCGCGCGTTGGTACGCGTCCGCTGCCCACGCACCGGCAGGTTTCGGCGATGACGGATCCCTCGGTAGCAGCCGATCTCGATTAACCGTTTGATGTTCATGCTGACCTCTCGCCGCAGATCACCCTCAACCCGATAGTTGCGGTCGATGAAGTCACGTAACCGGGCGATCTCCGCCTCGGTCAGGTCCTTCACGCGAGTGTCCGGGTTGATGCCGGTCTGCAACAAGATCTCGTTGCTAGTCGGCCGGCCAATGCCGTAAATGTAAGTCAACGCGATCTCGATCCGTTTATCGCGCGGCAAATCTACTCCTGCAATACGCGCCATGTCCATCTCCTTTGGGTGCTAAGTCTTACCCCTGGCGCTGCTTGTGCCTGGGGTTCGTGCAAATCACACGGATCACACCACGCCGCTTGATGATTTTGCACTTTTCACAGCGTCGCCTGACAGATGGCCTTACCTTCATAAGTTATCAGCCTCCGACGAGAAAACCTGCTCTTATAACCTGGTCAGGATCTCTGGTTCCCCTTCTGTCACCACAATGGTGTGCTCAAAGTGAGCTGATAAACGGCCATCGGCCGTCACCACTGTCCAGCCGTCGGCCAGGACTTTCGTGTCGCCGGTCCCTGCGTTGACCATCGGCTCTAACGCTAACGTCATCCCGGGCAACAGAACCACATTCCCATCACGATATCCTTTGTCCACATAGTTCCAAACCTGCGGCTCCTCATGCATCTGCCGGCCGATTCCATGCCCGGTGTAATTACGCGCTACGTTGAAACCATGTTCCTTTACATAACGCTCAATGGCCGTCGAGATGTCACGCAGCCGTCGGCCAGGGCGGGCGGCTGCAATCGCCACGTAGAGGGCGCCTTCTGTTGTCGCTAACAGCCGTTGTGCCTCTTCACTGATCTGACCGACCGGATAGGTCCAGGCTGCATCGCCGTAGTATCCGCCGTAAATCGCGCCGACGTCAATGCTGATGATATCACCCTCGCGCAAGATGCGCTTCGGGCTGGGGATGCCGTGCACTAGCTCCTCATTGATGGAGGTGCACAGAGTGGCAGGGAAATCGTTGCGTCCGGTATGCGGGTATCCTTTGAAGGCCGGGAGAGCGTTGCGCCGCCGAATCAACTCCTCGGCTGCCGCATCTAGTTCTGCTGTGCTTATCCCCGGGCGCACCATCCGACGCATTAGCTCATGAACCTCAGCCACGATCCGCCCCGCCTTGCGCATTAAGGCGATCTCCTCCGCCGTCTTCAGGTTCAGCCTTGGGCGACGTGGCTTAATCGCCCTGCTCAGCACCCCCATCTTCCTTCACGCGATCTGACGCACAGCTGTCAACAGCTCGGCAAATACTTTTTCAACCTCCTGTTCACCGTTAACCTCTACGAGCACCCCTCGTGCGCGATAGTAATCCATGAGCGGAAGTGTCTGCTCCAGGTATACTCTCAGACGATTTTGCACGGTCTCTGCCGTATCATCATCTCGTTGATACAACGGTCCACCGCATGTATCGCAGACCCCCGGCTGCCGTGGGGGGTTAAAAGACACATGATACGTGGCTTGACAAGATCGGCAGATCCAACGGCCAGTCAGGCGAGCGATCAACGCCTCCTCGCTCACTCGAAGGTAGAGCGCGGTGCTCACCCGCTGCCCCTTGGCAGCCAAGGCCGCATCCAGTGCTTGTGCCTGAGCCACCGTTCGCGGAAAGCCATCCAAGACAGCTCCAGCTATAGCGTCGGGGCGCTCCAATCGCTCCATCACCATACGGATGGTGAGTTCATCCGGCACTAGCTCCCCTCGGTCCATATACTCCTTAGCCAGCAGACCTAAGGCTGTATGGTTGTTCAGGTGCTCTCGGAATAGGTCTCCCGAGGCGATATGAGCGATGTCGAGCGCCTCTGCAAGCCGACGTGCTTGTGTCCCCTTACCCGCCCCAGGCGCTCCTAACAGAACGATATACAACGGCTCCTTGGCCTCTATCGCCATGACTCCCTCAGCGGATGAATCCCTCATAATGGCGCATCAGTAGCTGCGCCTCCAACTGCTTCATCGTGTCCAGCACTACACCAACTACGATGAGCAGGCCGGTGCTAGTGATCAGCAGCGTCTGCGTCTCGGTCACATCGCCGGCGATCCAGGGCAGGATCGCCACGATACCTAGAAAGACAGCTCCCACCAACGTGATGCGCGAGAGCACTCCGTTTAGGTACTCCTCCGTTCGCTTGCCGGGCCGAATGCCTGGAATGAACCCGCCTTGGCGCTGCAGTGCCTCTGATAAGTTCTGCTGACGGAACACCACGTCCGTGTAGAAATAAGTGAAGCCGATCACCAGGAAAAAGTACATGATCCAGTACCACGCGCTCGTCTGCGGGTTGAAGAAATTGGTGATACCCGTCGCAATCCGCGAGACCCAAGTGTTGGAGGAGTACTGGAAATAGCTGGCGATGGTGCCAGGGAAGAGCATTACGCTCTGAGCGAAGATGAGCGGGATCATACCAGCCGAGTTTACCCGCATCGGAATGTGCGTGCTCTGTCCACCGGCCATCATCAAGCGGTTGCCGCGCATTGCTCGCACGCGCTTACCGTATTGCACGGGGATCCGTCGTTGTCCCTCCTGGACGACCACGATGGCGGCCACCGTGATCACCGTCAGTATCACGAATGTGACTAGGGCCATTGGGTTGCTCAGGAGGAGCTGTCCTACCCGCTGAGGGATCTCGGCCACGATCCCGCCGAAGATGATGATGGAAATCCCGTTGCCGATGCCCTGCTCGGTGATCAGCTCGCCCAGCCACATGGCGAACATCGTGCCCGCAGTCAAGGCGACCACCGTCGCGATGGTAGCCAGGGGATATGTACTGAGCCCGAAGTTAGTTAGGATACCCTGCTGCTGCAGGAGCGTAGACTGGCCGAACGCCTGCAGCGCAGCCAGGGGCACCGTCAGCCAGACGGTGTACTGGTTTATTTTGTTACGTCCCTGCTCTCCCTCCTTCGCCAGCTCTTCTAATTTGGGGATGATCGGCAGCAACAACTGCATGATAATCGAGGCCGTGATGTACGGATACACGCCCATCGCCATGACGGAGAAATTGGACATGGCCCCGCCCGAGAACATATCCAGTAATCCTAGCAGCTGGTTGCTCTCAAAGAGCTGACGTAGTGCGAACCGATCCACGCCTGGCACTGGCACATGGGCTGCTAGCCGATAGATGACCAGGATCAAAAACGTGTATAGCAACTTATTCCGCAAGTCCGGTAAGCGAAAGGCGTTCTGCACGGCCTCCAACATAGGATGCCCTCCCCTTCGGCACAGCCATCACTATCCTCTCAGGGGGATCTCCGATACCGTCCCACCGGCCGCCGTAATCTTGGCGCGCGCGCTGGCCGAGAAACGATGAGCGCATACGGTGAGCGGGCGGTCCAACTCGCCCTGCCCTAGGATCACCACGGGCTCATCCGCCGATCTCAGCAATCCTGCTGCGGCCATCCGCTCAGGCGTCACGATGGAACCCGGTTCAAACACGGTCAGGCGCTCCACATTCACTGGCGTGTAGTAAACCTTCCAGATATTGGTAAAGCCGCGCAGGTGCGGCAGGCGTCGGACCAGCGGCAATTGGCCGCCTTCAAAGTACGGAGGCACACCCTTGCCTGCACGGGCGTTTTGCCCCTTGCGGCCGCGTCCAGCATAGGTGCCGCCCTTGCCAGCGTTGCCGCGTGCCACCCGCTTACGTTCTTTCTTCGCGCCCTTTGGTGGGCGCAGGTCGTGCAGTTTCATGCCCCTTCCACCTCTTCTACCCGCACTAGATGCTGCA
This window encodes:
- a CDS encoding DNA-directed RNA polymerase subunit alpha; its protein translation is MFNQVLPKIESDASSQNYGRFIIGPLESGYGITLGNALRRVLLSSLPGAAVTSIRINGVHHEFSPIPNVREDTTTLILNVKQIRLRYHQDEPVRLYLEVHSEGPVTAGDIRCPPEVEIVNPDLYLLTVDSAGAGFEMELTVQRGKGYSPAEERGKLPLGEIPVDAIFSPVRKVSYSVERARVGQQTDFDRLVLEVWTDGTMSPHEAVSEGAKILVRLFQLVAGIERVEAETLPEKEEGIPSRIYDVAIEDLELSVRAYNCLKRAGITRVGEILEKLQQGEDEVLAIRNFGRKSLDELLARLEEKGYLSVINYKPGSSSGRRNEEDDDAGDEDEAESQDVGEDGESAVELAR
- the rpsD gene encoding 30S ribosomal protein S4, which gives rise to MARYTGPVCRLCRREGQKLFLKGERCLSPKCALEKRPYPPGMHGKGDQFQHKASDYALQLREKQKAKRIYGVLERQFRRYFQEALRSKGLTGATLLIMLERRLDNVVYRLGLADSRAQARQLVRHGHFTVNGKKTDIPSFLVKVGDVISVRERSRKTTYFKEILERLGERMVPEWLSFDRETLTARVVALPTRDQIDVALNEQLIVEYYSR
- the rpsK gene encoding 30S ribosomal protein S11, translated to MPKATKRAKRQAGSRRERRAVPVGQVHIQASFNNTIVTVTDLEGAVLTWASAGSTGFKGSRKSTPYAAQMAATEAARAAMDLGMREVEVYVKGPGPGREAAIRSLQASGLRVRSITDVTPIPHNGCRPPKKRRV
- the rpsM gene encoding 30S ribosomal protein S13 encodes the protein MARIAGVDLPRDKRIEIALTYIYGIGRPTSNEILLQTGINPDTRVKDLTEAEIARLRDFIDRNYRVEGDLRREVSMNIKRLIEIGCYRGIRHRRNLPVRGQRTRTNARTKRGPRRTVPGKKRSRAKK
- the rpmJ gene encoding 50S ribosomal protein L36, giving the protein MKVRPSVRRRCEKCKIIKRRGVIRVICTNPRHKQRQG
- the map gene encoding type I methionyl aminopeptidase, which encodes MLSRAIKPRRPRLNLKTAEEIALMRKAGRIVAEVHELMRRMVRPGISTAELDAAAEELIRRRNALPAFKGYPHTGRNDFPATLCTSINEELVHGIPSPKRILREGDIISIDVGAIYGGYYGDAAWTYPVGQISEEAQRLLATTEGALYVAIAAARPGRRLRDISTAIERYVKEHGFNVARNYTGHGIGRQMHEEPQVWNYVDKGYRDGNVVLLPGMTLALEPMVNAGTGDTKVLADGWTVVTADGRLSAHFEHTIVVTEGEPEILTRL
- a CDS encoding adenylate kinase, encoding MYIVLLGAPGAGKGTQARRLAEALDIAHIASGDLFREHLNNHTALGLLAKEYMDRGELVPDELTIRMVMERLERPDAIAGAVLDGFPRTVAQAQALDAALAAKGQRVSTALYLRVSEEALIARLTGRWICRSCQATYHVSFNPPRQPGVCDTCGGPLYQRDDDTAETVQNRLRVYLEQTLPLMDYYRARGVLVEVNGEQEVEKVFAELLTAVRQIA
- the secY gene encoding preprotein translocase subunit SecY, with protein sequence MLEAVQNAFRLPDLRNKLLYTFLILVIYRLAAHVPVPGVDRFALRQLFESNQLLGLLDMFSGGAMSNFSVMAMGVYPYITASIIMQLLLPIIPKLEELAKEGEQGRNKINQYTVWLTVPLAALQAFGQSTLLQQQGILTNFGLSTYPLATIATVVALTAGTMFAMWLGELITEQGIGNGISIIIFGGIVAEIPQRVGQLLLSNPMALVTFVILTVITVAAIVVVQEGQRRIPVQYGKRVRAMRGNRLMMAGGQSTHIPMRVNSAGMIPLIFAQSVMLFPGTIASYFQYSSNTWVSRIATGITNFFNPQTSAWYWIMYFFLVIGFTYFYTDVVFRQQNLSEALQRQGGFIPGIRPGKRTEEYLNGVLSRITLVGAVFLGIVAILPWIAGDVTETQTLLITSTGLLIVVGVVLDTMKQLEAQLLMRHYEGFIR
- the rplO gene encoding 50S ribosomal protein L15 — protein: MKLHDLRPPKGAKKERKRVARGNAGKGGTYAGRGRKGQNARAGKGVPPYFEGGQLPLVRRLPHLRGFTNIWKVYYTPVNVERLTVFEPGSIVTPERMAAAGLLRSADEPVVILGQGELDRPLTVCAHRFSASARAKITAAGGTVSEIPLRG